In one Streptomyces venezuelae genomic region, the following are encoded:
- a CDS encoding STAS domain-containing protein has translation MTLKVTVGEQEGWAVLCVSGEMDLLTSPVLRQRVHDAVADGRRRIVLDLSEVLFCDSSGVGVLIATRRLIRSFQGRLRLILPAKGAEDGSHVNRVLAALGVRRLFEVFPDVPAALDDGATPLSA, from the coding sequence GTGACGCTCAAGGTGACCGTGGGCGAGCAGGAGGGCTGGGCCGTGCTGTGCGTCTCCGGCGAGATGGACCTGCTGACCTCGCCCGTGCTGCGTCAGCGCGTGCACGACGCTGTCGCCGACGGCCGCCGCCGCATCGTGCTCGACCTCTCCGAAGTGCTGTTCTGCGACTCCAGCGGCGTCGGCGTGCTGATCGCCACGCGCCGTCTCATCCGGTCCTTCCAGGGCAGGCTGCGGCTGATACTGCCCGCCAAGGGCGCCGAGGACGGCTCGCACGTGAACCGCGTCCTCGCGGCGCTCGGCGTACGCCGCCTCTTCGAGGTCTTCCCCGACGTGCCGGCGGCCCTGGACGACGGCGCCACCCCGCTCTCCGCGTAG
- a CDS encoding EF-hand domain-containing protein: MDSAEYERRIAARFATFDQDGNGYISREDFSTAAAALCAEFDATARSEKGQALYIGAEAFWQGMAGIADRDGDQRITRDEFVGGAVKRLRDNPERFAEIARPFLHAAIGVAGAGTDGTVAPAEAGRALKALGVPEDVATAVADALDADGDGRVSEQEVVTAFAQYFTVPE, encoded by the coding sequence ATGGACAGTGCCGAGTACGAGCGTAGGATCGCGGCCCGGTTCGCCACCTTCGACCAGGACGGCAACGGCTACATCTCCCGTGAGGACTTCAGCACGGCGGCAGCCGCCCTGTGCGCGGAGTTCGACGCCACGGCGCGGTCCGAGAAGGGGCAGGCCCTCTACATCGGGGCCGAGGCGTTCTGGCAGGGCATGGCGGGGATCGCGGACCGTGACGGCGACCAGCGGATCACCCGCGACGAGTTCGTGGGCGGCGCGGTGAAGCGGCTGCGCGACAACCCGGAGCGGTTCGCGGAGATCGCGCGGCCGTTCCTGCACGCCGCGATCGGCGTCGCGGGCGCCGGCACGGACGGCACGGTGGCCCCGGCCGAGGCCGGGCGCGCGCTGAAGGCGCTGGGCGTGCCCGAGGACGTCGCGACCGCGGTGGCCGACGCCCTGGACGCGGACGGCGACGGCCGCGTCTCGGAGCAGGAGGTCGTCACGGCCTTCGCGCAGTACTTCACCGTTCCCGAGTAG
- a CDS encoding class I adenylate-forming enzyme family protein yields the protein MNETAYALGESNTLWELIARRADLTPEGPVLVEAAAEPSADRTLTFGELRDRSERVAAGLYERGVRPGTVVAWQLPTRIETALLSFALARLGAVQSPLIPFLRDREVGYALRESEAEFFAVPGVWRGFDHTEMARRLTTEGEREIEVFEAYASLPEADPAVLPPPPSDGTAVRWIYWTSGTTSDPKGVLHTDRSLIAGGSCLAHALRLDASDVGSMAFPFAHIAGPDYTVMLLLYGFPAVMFEHFALPASLDGYRRHGVTVAGGSTAFYSMFLTEQRQLPEGQKVIPTLRLLAGGGAPKPPEVYHAVVREIGCQLTHGYGMTEVPMITMGAPDDTAENLATTEGLPPEGMEIRITDADGNELPPDTDGEVRLRGEAVCRGYLDPAQSADVFDADGFLITGDLGHLRKTGHLVLTGRAKDIIIRKGENISAKEIEDLLHQHPAVGEAAVIGLPDPERGERVCAVVEQRAGTGTLTLEAVTSYLRGEGLSTYKLPEQLELVEALPRNETLRKVLKYKLRERFSATRER from the coding sequence GTGAACGAGACCGCGTACGCACTGGGAGAGTCCAACACCCTCTGGGAGCTCATCGCGCGCCGCGCCGACCTCACCCCCGAGGGGCCCGTCCTCGTGGAGGCGGCCGCCGAGCCCTCCGCCGACCGGACGCTCACCTTCGGTGAGCTGCGGGACCGCTCCGAGCGCGTCGCCGCCGGACTGTACGAGAGGGGCGTACGGCCCGGCACGGTCGTCGCCTGGCAGCTGCCCACCCGCATCGAGACCGCCCTGCTCTCCTTCGCGCTCGCCCGCCTGGGCGCCGTCCAGTCGCCCCTGATCCCCTTCCTGCGGGACCGCGAGGTCGGCTACGCACTCCGGGAGTCCGAGGCGGAGTTCTTCGCCGTGCCGGGCGTCTGGCGCGGTTTCGACCACACGGAGATGGCCCGCCGACTCACCACGGAGGGCGAGAGGGAGATCGAGGTCTTCGAGGCGTACGCGTCGCTGCCCGAGGCCGACCCGGCCGTGCTCCCCCCGCCGCCCTCCGACGGCACGGCGGTGCGCTGGATCTACTGGACCTCGGGCACCACATCCGACCCCAAGGGCGTTCTGCACACCGACCGTTCACTGATCGCGGGCGGCTCGTGCCTGGCCCACGCCCTGCGTCTCGACGCGTCGGACGTCGGCTCGATGGCGTTCCCCTTCGCCCACATCGCGGGCCCCGACTACACCGTGATGCTGCTGCTCTACGGCTTCCCCGCCGTCATGTTCGAGCACTTCGCGCTGCCCGCGTCGCTCGACGGCTACCGGCGCCACGGCGTGACCGTGGCGGGCGGCTCGACGGCGTTCTACTCGATGTTCCTCACCGAACAGCGCCAACTGCCCGAAGGGCAGAAGGTCATCCCGACGCTGCGCCTGCTCGCGGGCGGCGGCGCGCCCAAGCCGCCGGAGGTCTACCACGCGGTGGTACGCGAGATCGGGTGTCAGCTCACGCACGGGTACGGCATGACAGAGGTGCCGATGATCACCATGGGCGCCCCCGACGACACGGCGGAGAACCTCGCGACGACGGAAGGGCTGCCCCCCGAGGGCATGGAGATCCGCATCACGGACGCGGACGGCAACGAGCTGCCGCCCGACACGGACGGCGAGGTGCGGCTGCGCGGGGAGGCCGTCTGCCGGGGCTACCTGGACCCGGCACAGAGCGCGGACGTCTTCGACGCCGACGGGTTCCTGATCACCGGGGACCTCGGCCACCTCAGGAAGACCGGCCATCTCGTCCTCACCGGGCGGGCGAAGGACATCATCATCCGCAAGGGGGAGAACATCTCCGCCAAGGAGATCGAGGATCTGCTCCACCAGCACCCGGCCGTCGGTGAGGCGGCCGTCATCGGCCTGCCCGACCCCGAACGCGGGGAACGCGTCTGCGCGGTCGTCGAACAGCGCGCGGGCACCGGCACGTTGACCCTGGAGGCGGTCACCTCGTACCTGCGCGGGGAAGGCCTCTCCACCTACAAGCTGCCGGAGCAACTGGAGCTGGTCGAGGCGCTTCCCCGCAACGAGACCCTGCGCAAGGTCCTCAAGTACAAGCTGCGGGAGCGCTTCTCCGCTACTCGGGAACGGTGA
- a CDS encoding acyl-CoA dehydrogenase family protein: protein MDLTYTDEEEAFRAGLRDWLSLVLPELPAKPSPQDWPGRRAYDTAWQRLLYDAGYGEVHWDASPTQRLIFLEETEKAGAPYVGANFVGLLHAGPTIASEGTPEQRDRWLPPVLRGDEVWCQGFSEPDAGSDLASLRTRAWRDGDHYVVSGSKIWTSHAEVADWCELLVRTALVSEAVPKHRGITWLAMPMDAPGITVRPLRTLAGSTEFAEMFLDDVRVPVANRVGEENDGWRVTMVTLSYERGTAFVGEVVACRRVLGELAREARGNGRWGDPALRRRLGRLSAEFSALWRLTQWNVSEAQRTGGVPGVGGSVFKLRYSHARQELYDAAAEVLGAGSLDLAHEWTLDRLSSLSYTIAAGTSQIQQNIVAERILGLPKGR from the coding sequence ATGGACCTCACGTACACCGACGAGGAGGAAGCCTTCCGGGCCGGGCTGCGCGACTGGCTCTCGCTCGTGCTGCCCGAGCTCCCCGCCAAGCCCTCGCCCCAGGACTGGCCGGGACGCCGCGCCTACGACACCGCGTGGCAGCGCCTGCTGTACGACGCGGGCTACGGAGAGGTCCACTGGGACGCCTCCCCGACACAGCGCCTCATCTTCCTGGAGGAGACGGAAAAGGCGGGCGCCCCCTACGTAGGGGCCAATTTCGTGGGCCTGCTCCACGCGGGCCCCACCATCGCCTCCGAAGGCACGCCGGAACAGCGCGACCGGTGGCTGCCGCCCGTCCTGCGCGGCGACGAGGTGTGGTGCCAGGGCTTCAGCGAGCCCGACGCGGGATCCGACCTCGCGTCGCTGCGCACGCGCGCGTGGCGGGACGGCGACCACTACGTGGTGAGCGGCTCCAAGATCTGGACCTCCCACGCGGAGGTCGCCGACTGGTGCGAGCTCCTGGTGCGGACGGCACTCGTCAGCGAGGCCGTGCCGAAGCACCGGGGCATCACCTGGCTCGCGATGCCGATGGACGCCCCCGGCATCACCGTGCGGCCGCTGCGCACGCTCGCGGGGTCCACGGAGTTCGCCGAGATGTTCCTCGACGACGTGCGCGTCCCCGTGGCGAACCGGGTCGGCGAGGAGAACGACGGCTGGCGCGTGACGATGGTGACCCTGTCGTACGAGCGGGGCACCGCCTTCGTGGGGGAGGTGGTGGCCTGCCGGCGCGTCCTCGGCGAGCTGGCCCGCGAGGCCCGCGGGAACGGCCGCTGGGGCGACCCGGCGCTGCGGCGCAGGCTCGGCCGGCTGAGCGCCGAGTTCTCGGCGCTGTGGCGGCTCACGCAGTGGAACGTGAGCGAGGCGCAGCGCACCGGCGGCGTCCCCGGGGTGGGCGGCTCGGTCTTCAAGCTGCGCTACTCGCACGCGCGCCAGGAGCTGTACGACGCCGCCGCCGAGGTGCTCGGCGCGGGCTCGCTCGACCTCGCCCACGAGTGGACCCTCGACCGCCTCTCCTCGCTCTCGTACACGATCGCCGCGGGGACCTCGCAGATCCAGCAGAACATCGTGGCCGAGCGCATCCTCGGCCTCCCGAAGGGCCGGTGA
- a CDS encoding acyl-CoA dehydrogenase family protein, whose amino-acid sequence MDFQLDDDQRALRAGMRQLLEGRFSLRDATDRLDRALWRELGEAGFFSLALPEAEGGVGLGLPEAVLVFEEAGRVLLPGPAVATFLAAGVVPGAATGEAVVTAVDGALVPWLDEADVVQGEAAGAVPLRSVDPLTPLHRVPDAGGLDRGALLYAAEQLGSAVRTCETAVQYARRRKQFGQPIGAFQAVKHLCAQMLVRAELARAAVYAAAVTGDRLDASAAKLLADDAAVRNARDCLQVHGGMGFTWESDVHLHLKRAWVRAELGRSARAAEEELAEALIEAP is encoded by the coding sequence GTGGACTTCCAACTCGACGACGACCAGCGGGCCTTGCGGGCCGGCATGCGACAGCTCCTGGAGGGCCGGTTCTCGCTGCGGGATGCCACGGACCGGCTCGACCGCGCGCTCTGGCGCGAGCTGGGGGAGGCGGGCTTCTTCTCCCTCGCGCTGCCCGAGGCGGAGGGCGGGGTCGGACTGGGGCTCCCGGAGGCCGTGTTGGTCTTCGAGGAGGCGGGGCGGGTGCTGCTGCCCGGGCCCGCAGTCGCGACGTTCCTTGCGGCGGGGGTGGTGCCCGGCGCCGCGACGGGGGAGGCCGTGGTCACCGCGGTCGACGGCGCGCTGGTGCCGTGGCTGGACGAGGCGGACGTGGTCCAGGGCGAGGCGGCCGGCGCCGTCCCCCTGCGGTCCGTCGACCCGCTGACACCGCTGCACCGCGTTCCGGACGCGGGCGGCCTCGACCGCGGGGCGCTTCTCTATGCGGCGGAACAGCTCGGCAGCGCCGTACGCACCTGCGAGACGGCCGTCCAATACGCACGGCGACGCAAGCAGTTCGGGCAGCCGATCGGCGCGTTCCAGGCGGTGAAGCACCTCTGCGCGCAGATGCTCGTACGCGCCGAGCTCGCCCGCGCCGCGGTGTACGCGGCGGCCGTCACCGGGGACCGCCTGGACGCGTCCGCCGCCAAGCTGCTGGCCGACGACGCGGCCGTGCGCAATGCGCGGGACTGTCTTCAGGTGCACGGCGGCATGGGGTTCACCTGGGAGTCGGACGTCCATCTGCACCTCAAGCGGGCCTGGGTGCGGGCGGAGCTCGGGAGGTCGGCGCGGGCCGCCGAGGAGGAGCTCGCCGAGGCGCTCATCGAGGCTCCCTGA
- a CDS encoding cyclase family protein produces the protein MPVEETPPPALPPEFHDIAKRVSNWGRWGADDEIGTLNLITDDVVRAASAEVRTGRRVPLALPLKEDGVQTGLIPGRVNPLHTMVQINQELFGPGTVATSDDAVTMGLQTATHWDALTHASHSGKIYNGRSADTITAHAGARFSGIDKARHVVSRGVLLDVARAKGLDRLPGDHAVTPEDLDEAAEFGRVTVRAGDIVLVRTGQMQVYLAGDKHAYGHPSPGLSVRTPEWFHARDVAAVANDTLTFEIFPPEIENLWLPVHALHLVEMGMIQGQNWNLENLSTACAEVSRHAFLLCAMPEPFTGGTGTPVAPVAIL, from the coding sequence ATGCCAGTCGAAGAAACGCCGCCCCCGGCCCTCCCTCCCGAGTTCCACGACATCGCCAAACGCGTCTCGAACTGGGGCCGTTGGGGCGCCGACGACGAGATCGGCACGCTCAACCTCATCACCGACGACGTCGTACGCGCCGCATCCGCGGAAGTCCGCACCGGCCGCCGCGTCCCGCTCGCGCTGCCGCTCAAGGAGGACGGCGTACAGACCGGCCTGATCCCCGGGCGCGTGAACCCGCTGCACACCATGGTGCAGATCAACCAGGAGCTCTTCGGACCCGGCACCGTCGCCACCAGCGACGACGCCGTGACGATGGGGCTGCAGACGGCGACCCACTGGGACGCCCTCACTCACGCCTCGCACTCGGGGAAGATCTACAACGGCCGCTCCGCGGACACCATCACGGCTCACGCGGGCGCGCGTTTCAGCGGCATCGACAAGGCCCGGCACGTCGTCTCGCGCGGCGTCCTCCTGGACGTGGCCCGCGCCAAAGGGCTCGACCGCCTGCCGGGGGACCACGCGGTCACGCCCGAAGACCTGGACGAGGCGGCGGAGTTCGGGCGTGTCACGGTCCGCGCGGGCGACATCGTGCTCGTGCGCACGGGGCAGATGCAGGTCTATCTCGCGGGCGACAAGCACGCGTACGGCCATCCGTCCCCCGGCCTCTCGGTCCGCACGCCCGAGTGGTTCCACGCGCGGGACGTCGCGGCGGTCGCGAACGACACCCTGACCTTCGAGATCTTCCCGCCGGAGATCGAGAACCTGTGGCTGCCCGTGCACGCGCTCCACCTCGTCGAGATGGGGATGATCCAGGGACAGAACTGGAATCTGGAGAACTTGTCCACAGCCTGTGCAGAAGTCTCCCGCCACGCCTTCTTGCTGTGCGCGATGCCGGAGCCGTTCACAGGCGGCACGGGCACTCCGGTGGCGCCGGTCGCCATCCTCTGA
- a CDS encoding SDR family NAD(P)-dependent oxidoreductase — MGNFLAGKVVAVTGAGRGIGRAVALAAAAEGAKVVVNDYGVSMEGGEPASEVADAVVKEIQAAGGQAVAVADDISTMAGGQRIVDVALAEYGRVDGVVCVAGILRERMLFNMSEEEWDPVVATHLKGTFTVFRAVSAVMRKQGSGTLIGFTSGNHQGSVAQANYSAAKGGIISLVRSAALGLHKYGVTANAVAPVARTRMSANVPMELKEIGEPEDVAALVTYLLSDRARDEKITGQVYTIAGPKIAVWAQPRELRAGYAEGAWTPEKIADFLPGTVGTDPMPLLTQLEAMAKAAAGRERPNA; from the coding sequence GTGGGGAACTTCTTGGCAGGCAAGGTGGTCGCCGTGACCGGCGCCGGGCGCGGCATCGGCAGGGCCGTCGCCCTGGCCGCGGCGGCCGAGGGGGCGAAGGTCGTCGTCAACGACTACGGCGTCTCCATGGAGGGCGGCGAGCCGGCCAGCGAGGTGGCCGACGCCGTGGTCAAGGAGATCCAGGCCGCGGGCGGCCAGGCGGTCGCCGTCGCGGACGACATCTCGACCATGGCGGGCGGGCAGCGCATCGTCGACGTGGCGCTCGCCGAGTACGGGCGGGTGGACGGCGTGGTGTGCGTCGCCGGGATCCTGCGCGAGCGGATGCTGTTCAACATGTCCGAGGAGGAGTGGGACCCGGTGGTCGCCACGCACCTCAAGGGCACGTTCACGGTGTTCCGCGCGGTGTCCGCGGTGATGCGGAAGCAGGGCTCGGGCACGCTGATCGGCTTCACCAGCGGCAACCACCAGGGCTCGGTCGCGCAGGCCAACTACAGCGCGGCGAAGGGCGGGATCATCTCGCTGGTGCGGAGCGCGGCGCTGGGGCTGCACAAGTACGGGGTGACCGCGAACGCGGTGGCGCCCGTCGCCCGTACGCGGATGTCGGCGAACGTGCCGATGGAGCTCAAGGAGATCGGCGAGCCCGAGGACGTCGCCGCGCTCGTCACGTACCTGCTGAGCGACCGTGCACGCGACGAGAAGATCACCGGCCAGGTCTACACGATCGCCGGCCCCAAGATCGCGGTCTGGGCACAGCCGCGCGAACTGCGTGCGGGGTACGCGGAAGGGGCCTGGACCCCCGAGAAGATCGCGGACTTCCTGCCCGGAACGGTCGGCACCGATCCGATGCCGTTGCTGACACAGCTGGAGGCGATGGCCAAGGCGGCGGCGGGGAGGGAGCGGCCCAACGCGTGA
- a CDS encoding acyl-CoA dehydrogenase family protein → MEFGFGAEDEAFRAEARAWLAEHLTGEFAAAVGRGGPGSEHEGGAQRRAWERELGRGGWIGLGWDAGAGSGAGAGAGAPAGAGASASAGGCVGAYGNRRATLTQQVVWAEEYARVRAPGRYGHIGENLLAPTLLAYGSREQRDEFLPPIARGETLWCQGYSEPGAGSDLAGVRTRAERDDAGDFLVTGQKIWTSLAHEADWCFVLARTGGGTRPHEGLSFLLVPMDQPGRVEVRPIRQLTGTSEFNEVFFDGARARAAHVVGGVGNGWRVAMGLLGFERGVSTLVQQIGFAEELAAVVREAVAGGAVDDPVVRDRLVRQWGELRVMRWNALRTLGSAGAGAGAGVGAAGVVGVGSPSVAKLLWGRWHQRLGELAMAVRGASAAVGPRDWCVDAPYELDPLQRLFLFSRADTVYGGSDEVQRNIIAERVLGLPREARGPR, encoded by the coding sequence ATGGAGTTCGGGTTCGGGGCCGAGGACGAGGCGTTCCGGGCGGAGGCGCGGGCGTGGCTCGCGGAGCACCTCACCGGGGAGTTCGCCGCCGCGGTGGGGCGGGGCGGGCCCGGCAGCGAGCACGAGGGCGGTGCGCAGCGGCGGGCCTGGGAACGGGAGTTGGGGCGCGGGGGGTGGATCGGGCTCGGCTGGGATGCGGGGGCGGGCTCCGGTGCTGGTGCCGGAGCCGGAGCGCCTGCCGGTGCCGGTGCCAGTGCCAGTGCCGGTGGGTGTGTGGGTGCGTATGGGAACCGGCGGGCCACCTTGACCCAGCAGGTGGTCTGGGCCGAGGAGTACGCGCGCGTGCGGGCGCCCGGGCGGTACGGGCACATCGGCGAGAACCTGCTCGCCCCGACGCTCCTCGCGTACGGGAGCCGGGAGCAGCGGGACGAGTTCCTGCCGCCGATCGCGCGGGGTGAGACGCTGTGGTGCCAGGGGTACAGCGAGCCCGGGGCCGGGTCCGATCTCGCGGGGGTGCGGACGCGGGCGGAGCGGGACGACGCGGGCGACTTCCTGGTGACCGGACAGAAGATCTGGACGTCGCTGGCGCACGAGGCGGACTGGTGCTTCGTGCTGGCGCGTACGGGGGGCGGGACGCGGCCCCACGAGGGGTTGTCGTTCCTGCTCGTGCCCATGGACCAGCCGGGGCGTGTCGAGGTCCGGCCCATCCGGCAGCTGACCGGGACGAGCGAGTTCAACGAGGTCTTCTTCGACGGTGCACGCGCGCGTGCGGCCCATGTGGTGGGCGGCGTCGGCAACGGGTGGCGGGTCGCCATGGGGCTCCTCGGCTTCGAGCGGGGCGTGTCCACGCTGGTGCAGCAGATCGGGTTCGCGGAGGAGCTGGCGGCGGTCGTACGGGAGGCCGTGGCCGGCGGGGCGGTGGACGACCCGGTGGTGCGGGATCGGCTGGTGCGGCAGTGGGGGGAGCTGCGGGTGATGCGGTGGAACGCGTTGCGGACGTTGGGCAGTGCGGGTGCGGGTGCGGGTGCCGGTGTGGGGGCGGCGGGCGTCGTCGGGGTCGGCTCGCCCAGTGTGGCCAAGTTGCTCTGGGGGCGGTGGCATCAGCGGCTCGGGGAGCTGGCGATGGCCGTACGGGGGGCGTCGGCGGCGGTCGGGCCGCGCGACTGGTGTGTGGATGCTCCTTATGAACTCGACCCTCTGCAACGGCTGTTCCTGTTCAGCCGTGCCGACACCGTGTACGGCGGCTCGGACGAAGTGCAGCGGAACATCATCGCCGAGCGCGTGCTCGGTCTGCCGAGAGAGGCCAGGGGGCCTCGGTGA
- a CDS encoding alcohol dehydrogenase catalytic domain-containing protein, with amino-acid sequence MRGVVFDGARVEVVDDLEIRAPGPGEVLVAVAAAGLCHSDLSVIDGTIPFPPPVVLGHEGAGVVEAVGAGVVHVAPGDHVALSTIANCGTCGECHRGRPTMCRKAIGTPDQPFTRGGKPVYQFAANSSFAERTIVKGVQAVKIPDDIPLTSAALIGCAVVTGVGAALNRAKVDRGDSVVVIGTGGIGLNVLQGARIAGAGVIVAVDANPEKEAVARRFGATHFFASTEGAREVLPHGVDHAFECVGRVELVREAVDLLDRHGQAVLLGMPGATAEASFVVASMFLDKSILGCRYGSSRPQRDFALYAELYRNGRLLLDELVTATYPVEDFEVAVGDAKAGRVARGVLTF; translated from the coding sequence ATGAGGGGCGTTGTCTTCGACGGGGCGCGGGTCGAGGTCGTCGACGATCTGGAGATACGTGCTCCGGGGCCCGGGGAGGTGCTGGTCGCGGTGGCGGCGGCCGGGCTGTGCCACAGCGACCTGTCGGTGATCGACGGGACCATTCCGTTTCCGCCGCCGGTGGTGCTCGGGCACGAGGGCGCGGGTGTCGTCGAGGCGGTGGGGGCCGGGGTGGTGCACGTGGCGCCCGGGGACCACGTGGCGCTGTCCACGATCGCCAACTGCGGCACGTGCGGGGAGTGCCATCGGGGCCGGCCGACGATGTGCCGGAAGGCCATCGGGACGCCCGACCAGCCGTTCACGCGCGGCGGCAAACCGGTCTACCAGTTCGCGGCGAACTCGTCCTTCGCGGAACGAACGATCGTGAAGGGCGTGCAGGCGGTCAAGATCCCGGACGACATTCCGCTGACCTCCGCGGCGCTGATCGGGTGCGCCGTCGTGACGGGGGTGGGCGCGGCGCTGAACCGGGCGAAGGTCGACCGGGGCGACTCGGTGGTGGTGATCGGTACGGGCGGGATCGGGCTCAACGTGTTGCAGGGGGCGCGGATCGCGGGGGCGGGGGTGATCGTCGCGGTCGACGCCAATCCGGAGAAGGAGGCGGTGGCACGGCGCTTCGGTGCGACGCACTTCTTCGCGTCGACGGAGGGGGCGCGGGAGGTGTTGCCCCACGGGGTGGACCACGCGTTCGAGTGCGTGGGGCGGGTCGAGCTGGTGCGGGAGGCGGTGGATCTCCTGGACCGGCATGGCCAGGCCGTGCTGTTGGGGATGCCGGGGGCGACGGCGGAGGCGTCGTTCGTGGTCGCGTCGATGTTCCTGGACAAGTCGATTCTGGGCTGCCGGTACGGGAGTTCGCGCCCGCAGCGGGATTTCGCGCTGTACGCGGAGCTGTACAGGAACGGTCGCCTGCTCTTGGACGAACTGGTGACGGCGACGTACCCGGTGGAGGACTTCGAGGTGGCGGTGGGGGACGCGAAGGCGGGGAGGGTGGCGCGGGGGGTCCTCACGTTCTGA
- a CDS encoding MFS transporter, giving the protein MGYSAVRSWDVVRWGVVAVGARMPVAAAPLALVFLVRERPGGYVLGAALAAAYVVGEIIGAPVLGMRIRAERARGALAVGLGVGGLAFAGLGVLHGAHPIALGACAFVAGAAPAAAPGALRTLLTSIVPETAVAQALAVESMLTFAIWAVAPAAVTGLALGVSPALPLLLAGLLMTGSVAGLWMLPAGWQADADDRGGESMTRILARAWPLFVTGAASLSMLALAELVLPALLEQRGIDVGWAGPLLVALAAGSAVGSFVYGLRRWPGRLRTQSMVLMFGVSGCLALVAVLPGVAWLLVALAAAGVLQAGVMLTRNLSLREALPPSALAAGYSVMYAAVGAGYAASGSLAGGLLSVVSPSTAILAGVGLGLVLTLVGVAGEVKPGAAGDAGADSGRGDVAERSAVGRRCDP; this is encoded by the coding sequence GTGGGGTATTCGGCGGTCAGGTCATGGGACGTGGTGCGGTGGGGCGTTGTCGCCGTGGGGGCGCGGATGCCCGTCGCGGCGGCGCCGCTCGCGCTGGTGTTTCTCGTACGGGAACGGCCCGGTGGGTACGTGCTCGGTGCCGCGCTCGCCGCCGCGTACGTCGTGGGGGAGATCATCGGTGCCCCGGTTCTGGGCATGCGGATCCGGGCGGAGCGGGCGCGGGGCGCGCTGGCCGTGGGGCTGGGGGTCGGTGGTCTCGCCTTCGCGGGGCTCGGGGTGCTGCACGGCGCCCACCCCATCGCACTCGGCGCCTGCGCTTTCGTCGCCGGTGCCGCCCCCGCCGCCGCCCCGGGCGCCCTCCGCACCCTGTTGACGAGCATCGTGCCGGAGACGGCCGTCGCCCAGGCACTGGCCGTCGAGTCGATGCTGACGTTCGCCATCTGGGCGGTCGCCCCCGCCGCCGTCACGGGGCTCGCCCTGGGGGTCTCCCCGGCGCTGCCGCTGCTCCTGGCGGGCCTGCTGATGACCGGCTCCGTCGCGGGGCTCTGGATGCTGCCCGCCGGGTGGCAGGCGGACGCCGACGACCGCGGCGGTGAGTCCATGACGCGGATCCTCGCGCGGGCCTGGCCGCTGTTCGTGACGGGCGCGGCGAGCCTGTCGATGCTGGCGCTCGCCGAACTCGTGCTGCCCGCACTGCTGGAGCAGCGCGGCATCGACGTCGGCTGGGCGGGCCCGCTGCTGGTGGCGCTCGCGGCCGGCTCGGCGGTGGGATCGTTCGTGTACGGGCTGCGTCGCTGGCCGGGGCGGCTGCGTACACAGAGCATGGTGCTGATGTTCGGCGTCTCCGGATGTCTCGCCCTCGTCGCCGTGCTGCCCGGCGTGGCCTGGCTGTTGGTCGCGCTCGCAGCCGCCGGCGTGCTGCAGGCGGGCGTGATGCTGACCCGGAACCTGTCGCTGCGCGAGGCGCTGCCGCCCAGCGCGCTCGCCGCGGGCTACTCGGTGATGTACGCGGCCGTCGGCGCCGGCTACGCGGCCAGTGGGTCCCTGGCCGGCGGCCTGCTGAGCGTCGTGTCGCCGTCCACGGCGATCCTGGCGGGCGTGGGGCTCGGTCTCGTCCTCACGCTGGTGGGGGTGGCGGGGGAGGTGAAGCCCGGGGCGGCGGGGGACGCGGGGGCGGACTCAGGGCGTGGGGACGTTGCGGAACGTTCGGCGGTAGGCCGTCGGTGTGACCCCTAG